The Polyangium aurulentum genomic interval TCGTCGAGCGCTTCAAGAAGACGGCGCCGAAGGGCGCCGACACGAAGTCCTGGGACTACTGAGGAGATGACCATGCAGTTGTGGCTCGCCTTCACCTCGCCCTTCGCCCGCAAGGTCCGCATCGCCGCCCACGAGCTGGGCCTCGCAGGACAGATCGAGCTTCAGGAAACCGATCCGTGGACCGATCCGCGCCTGCGGGCGGTCAATCCCCTGGCCAAGGTCCCGACCCTGGTCCTCGAAGATGGCGAGATTCTCTACGAGTCGTCCGCCATCTGCGATTCCCTGGACGAGCGGGCCGGCGGCGGGCGGCTCATTCCCCGTTCCGGCCGCGAGCGTCGTCGCGCATTGCGGCTGCAGGGCCTGACCGACGGCGCGGCCACGGCCGCCGGGCGACTGTTCGCCGCCGAGCGCCGCGCCGCGCCGGATCCGATGAGCCCGAGGTTCGAGCAAGCGATCGCCGCGTCGCTCGACGCGCTCGAGACCGAGGCGCTATCGACGGAGGTTTTCACGATTGCCGAGGTCGGGGTCGCGTGCCTGCTCGGCTATCTCGACTTCCGCTGGCCCGAGCGCGCCTTTCTCGCAGGACGCCCGGGCCTTTCGGATTGGTGGACGGCAGTGGCGGATCGCCCTTCGATCATCGAGACGGCGCACCGCTTGCCGGCGGTCACTTCACCCA includes:
- a CDS encoding glutathione S-transferase family protein, with protein sequence MWLAFTSPFARKVRIAAHELGLAGQIELQETDPWTDPRLRAVNPLAKVPTLVLEDGEILYESSAICDSLDERAGGGRLIPRSGRERRRALRLQGLTDGAATAAGRLFAAERRAAPDPMSPRFEQAIAASLDALETEALSTEVFTIAEVGVACLLGYLDFRWPERAFLAGRPGLSDWWTAVADRPSIIETAHRLPAVTSPSSP